TCCGGGTCGATGATCTCCAGACCGTCCGGCACGCTCAGGCCCTGGCCCTGCGCGACCTGCGCCACGCGTTCGGGTCGGGCCAGCAGCACGCAGCAGGCAATGCCCTTCTCGGTGCAGCGGATCGCAGCCTGCACGGTGCGCGGCTCGTCTCCTTCGGGAAGCACAATGCGCTTGGCGGCGGCGCGGGCCTTGAGGATCAGTTCGTGCCGGAAGGCGCTGGGCGGCAGGCGGCGTTCGGCGTCCGGGCGGGCGCGCAGGCGGGGCGTGAGCGGCAGTGTGTCCAGCCGATCCGCGATGAAGTCCAGCATGCGGTTCATGCGCTCCGGATCGTCGTGCGGCACTCGTGGGCTCAGGCGGGACAGGGCCGACGCCGTGTTGTACGAGTTCGTGTTCACCCGCATGACCGGCAGGCTGCTGGGCACGCCGGGGCTGCCCAGCGCGGCGGCACACAGCAGCTCGATACTGTCCTCGGGGACGCTGCCGGACGTGAACATCAGGCCCGCGAGCGGCACGCCGCTGAGGTGGCTCAGCGCGGCGGCCATGACCACGTCCTCGCGGTCGCCAGGGGTGACGACCAGCGCGCCCGGCCCGAGCAGGTGCGCCATTTTCGGCACGCTGCGCGCCGTCACGACCGTGCTCGCCACGCGCCGTACGGCGGCCTCGCCCTCGTTGAGAAGGTCAGCCCCGAGGGCGCGTGCCACGTCCAGCGTGCGCGGCGACTGCAACTCCGGCGAGAGCGCCACCACGCCCAGCAGCGGCAGCTCTCCCCGCGCGACCAGCGGGCTGCGCGTTCTGAGTTCGGCGAGCAGCGCGCCGTAGTCGAGGCCCGGCGGCGCGAAGTTCAGGACGTACCCCGCCAGGCCGCTGCCGTCGCTGCGGCGGTGCAAGTTCGCGGCGATCTCCAGCTCGTCCACCAGTTCCGCCGGACTGACGCCCGCCAGCGAGGAGACGAGCACCGAGTCCGCGCCCAGGTTGCGGGCCAGCGCGGCATTCAGCGGCGCGGCGTAGGAGTTGCGTTCCGTCAGGGCCAGTCCCTCGACGACCAGCACGTCCACGCCATCTCCGGCGGCCCGCTGCGACAGGGCGATGACCTCCTCCATCAGGTCTTCCTGCCCGCCGTGGCTGAGCAGCTCCTCGGCGCGGGTCAGGGAAATGGGCTCCGGGGGCTGAAGGTGCGCGACCGTGCGCGCGAAGTGGACGGAATCGTCCGCGACGGTCTCGTAGGTCTGCGCGATGGGTTTCAGGAACGCGACCTTGAGGCCCTGGCGTTCCAGGGCGCGGCCCAGCCCCAGCGCGGTGCTGCTCAGGCCCACGCCGTTGCGGGTCGGGGCGATCAGGAGGGTCTGCATACGGACTCCTTGGTCAGGGATCGGGGAACGCTCATGCGCCCAGCGTGCGGGCGGTCTCGCGGGCGATCATCAGTTCCTCGTTGGTGTTCACGACCAGCGTGGTCAGGCGGCCCGGCGCGCTGATCGTGCCGGACACGCCACGCACCGCCCGGGCGTTCGCGCTATCGTCCACGCCGGCTCCCAGAATGCCCAGCCGGGCCAGGGTCGCGGCCCGCACGGCCACTGCGTTTTCCCCGATCCCGCCCGTGAAGACCAGCCCGTCCACGTGCCCGAGGGCGACCGCCATGCCCGCCACGGCCTTCGCCAGCCGGTACACGAACACGTCCAGCGCCAGCCGCGCTCCCGCGTGCCCGCGCCCGGCGGCGGCCTCCAGCTCGCGCAGGTCGTTGCTGAGCTGGCTGACGCCCAGCAGGCCGCTCTCGCGGTTCAGGGCCGCCGTCACCTGATCCAGGTTCAGGCCCGCCTGCCGGGCAATGAAATCGTGCAGGCCCGGATCGACGTCGCCGCTGCGGGTGCCCATGACCAGCCCCTCCAGCGGCGTGAGGCCCATGCTGGTGTCCACGCTGCGCCCGCCCTGCACCGCGCACACGCTGCAGCCGTTGCCCAGATGCGCCGTGACCAGATTCAGCTCGGCCAGCGGGCGATCCAGCATCCGCGCGGCCTCCTGCGCCACGTACGCATGCGACGTGCCGTGAAAGCCGTAGCGCCGCACCCCATGCTGCCGGTACCACGCGTCCGGCACGGCGTAGCGGTACGCGACCTCCGGCATGGTCTGGTGGAAGGCCGTGTCGAACACCGCCACCTGCGCCGCATCCGGAAAGGCCGTGCGGGCGGCCTCGATCCCCGCGATGTTCGCCGGGTTGTGCAGCGGGGCCAGCGCCGAACACGCCCGGATGGCGTCCAGCACGACGTCCGTGATGAGTGCCGGGGCGCTGAAGGTCTCGCCGCCGTGCACGACCCGGTGCCCGACTGCGCTCACATCGCTGCGCAGGCCCAGGGCGTCCAGCTCGCGGAGCAGCGCCGCGAATGCCTCCGGGTAACTGCCACCCGCCAGCGCCACAGCGCGCGGCTCGCCACCCACGTCGAGCCGCAGGGCCGCGCCCCCCTGGCCCAGCCGTTCCGCGAGGGCCGTGAGGGCCACCGCGCCAGAGTCCGGGTTCAGCAGCGCCACCTTCACGCTGCTGCTCCCACAGTTCAGAACCAGCGTCCACATGCCCGCATTGTTTCAGGTCGGCGTGCCCGACATTCAGCGCCGCCGCGTGATGCGCCGCTCCCCGCCCTCGCCGTCCACATGCTCCAGGTGCAGGATCGGCGCGTCCGGCCAGTCCGCGTACAACGTCTCGCCCCACTCGATCACGCTCAGGCGGCTGCCCTCGACCAGGGCGTCCAGATCCATCTCGTACAGTTCCGCCGCGTCCCGTACGCGGTAGGCGTCCACATGCAGCACGTTCCCGGCCGGGGTGGGGTAGACGTGCATCAGCGCGTAGGTGGGGCTCGTGACCGTGTCCGTGAAGCCCAGCGCGGCGACCAGACCCTGGGTCAGGGTGGTCTTTCCGGCTCCCAGCTCACCATCCAGGAACAGCAGCGCGCCCGGCGGCAGGGCGGTGGCCAGCGCCGCGCCCAGCGCCCGCTGCGCGTCCTCACCCGCCAGCACCCGCACCTCGTTCACGGCCAGCGGAAACCCGTCCATGCGGCCAGTATGCCTGTTGGGATCGCCTCCGAGGAACGGCCGGTCTCAGGTCACGCGCCGTCCAGCCACGCGCCCGTGCGCTCGTCAAGCGCCTCCCAGTCCTCGGCGCGGCCCAGCCGCCAGCCGTCGTCGCTGCGCCGCGCAGACCACACGCTCATGGCATCGGCCATGTCCAGGCGCCTCAGGCCGAGCGTTTCCGCATGTGCCAGCAGCGCCGCCACCCCGGCCGCGCCAGGATCGGTCATTCCACTGCTGATCTGGCCTCCCCGCACCAGCCACGCATCCTCCGGAAGGGCCGGTGGCGTGGCCGTTTCGGGGGCCGCCGTGGATCGTGCCGGAGGCTCACCGAACTGGCCCAGGCCCGCTAGCAGATCACCGATCGATGCCGGAGCCTGCGGCTGTTCTCCAGGCGCACTGACCACCGGGGCGCTCGGGGGCACGGCGGTGGCCAGCGGGTCGGGCGCGTCTCCACCGTCCAGATTGAAGACGTCCAGCAGACCGCTCAGGGCATCCTGACCGAAGGTCGCCGTGACCTCCTGCGCCGCGCGGAACTCCGCCTGCGCCTCGGCCAGCAGCGCCTCGGCCTCGACCAGGGTCTGCCCGTAGCGGGCGCGCGCAGCGGCGCTCATGGTGCCCAGCCGCCGCTGCGCCCGCAGGCTGTCGGCCAGGCGGCCCAGCCGCTGGGTGGTCTCGCCCGCCAGGTGCCGCACGGACGCGTACTCATCGATGACCGTATCCGCGCGCACGTCGAAGGCGTCGCGTTCCAGCGCGGCCGCGCCCATGTGCCGTTCCAGCAGAGTCCACAGCGGGCCCAGATCCACATCCTCGCCCTGGGCGAAGCGGGCTTTGGCCTGCGCGATCAGCGGATCGAGTTCGACAAGCGAGGCCGGCAGCGCCCGCGCCGACCGTTCCAGATCCAGCAATTCCTGTTGCGTCGCGAGCCGGGCACCGTCCAAGTGGCCGCCGCCCAGCGTGTCCCGCGTGTCCCGCAGTTCCCGCAGGGAATCGGTGGCCAGGTTGCCCAACGCCAGGGTCTGCCGGGCCGCGTCCAGCAGGACGCGCACGCCCATGGCCAGTTCGCCGTCCACGGTGTGTGGGGCCAGCTGCTGTTCCAGCTCCGCGAATTCGGCGCGCTGCTCGGCCAGCACCTCGTCGCGCGCGCCCAGCAACTGCGCGCGCCACGCGTCCACGTCGGTCGTCGAGACGTGGCCCGACTGCTGCGCCTCCTGCCACTGCCGCTGCTGGGCCTGCAGCTCCGGGCGGGCGCTCAGCAGCGCCGCAAAGTCCCGTTCCAGCCCCGCGAGCTGCTGGGCGGCGTGCTCCTGTTCCAGCGCCAGCACCCGCGCTTGAACCTCCGGATCGAGCTCTGGCGGCGGGGCTCCCGTGCCGACCGTCTGAACCACCGACGATTCCAGCAGTTTACGCAGCGAGAAGGTCAGGTTCCGGGCGCGTTCCACCTCGGCCGGCAGGAGCGTGGCCTGCGACTGCGCCTCGTCGATCTGCCCGATCAGGGTCTCCAGACGCCGCACCTCACGGCTGCCCATGCCCTGCACCCGCGCGAAGGCAGCGCGCATCTCCGCAAGGTCCTGGGCCTGCGCCACGAGGCTCTCCTGCAGGCGGCGCTCCAGCTGAACGATCAGATCCTGGCCTTCCTGTACCAGCGCATTGACCTCGCGGCCCTGCTGTTCCTCCTGACGCGCGATGGCCAGCAGGCTGCGCAGGCGCTGCGTCTCGGGCCAGTCGAAGTACAGCGAGAATTTCCGCGCGCCGTCCTCCAGGCTTTGCAGGGAACTCACGGTCGCCACGGACGAATTCCGCTCCTGCGTGGTCTTCATCAGCTCGTTCAGCACTTCCGACACGCGCTTTTTCGCCAGAGGTGCCGGCACCGTCAGCTGCAGCCGCTTGAACACCTCCTTCTTGAGGATGTCCTCCAGGGCGGGGGCGTCGAGGTCAGCGGGGGTCAGGCCGCGCGCCTCGGCGGCATCCTGCAGGATGCGTTCGAGGGCGCGCGGTGAGACCAGATCCCCCAGCATCTGCAGGGGCAGCCGGCTCAGGCCGGGTGGGCCGGACATCACAGGTCCTCATCCCATTCCAGCCCGCTCTGCGTGGGGGTGCGGGATCCGGCCGGGCTGCCCATCAGCCCGAACTGCTGGCACAGCCCGCGGAACCCGAAGGACATCAGGCCGATAGCGACGGCACAGAACAGTGCCCAGAGCGGCAGTCCGTACGCGCCCTGCGACAGCGTGACGTTCACCGCGCCGCTCAATGCCCCCACGCCGGTCACGTCGCCCAGCGCGCCCAGCAGGCCGAACAGGCCCTCCAGGAACACCGGCAGCAGCAACAGGCCCATGCCGATCATCACGGCCCGCCAGTACGTGTTCCGTGCGCCGAACGCCAGGTTCAGCAGGTACAGCGGCACGGCGGCCAGCGCGGCCAGCAGCAGGAATACCAGCACCCGCATCCAGCCGCTGAACGACCGCGCCACGCCGGCCGACACCGAGTCCAGCGTGCTGGTCTCCCGACCAGCCGCCGCCGCTTCCAGGTTCGCCGTCTGCGCGATCAGGGCCTGCACGTCCGACACGCGCAGCGCCGAGCGGGACTGCGCGGCGGTCAGGTTGAATACCAGATCCGTGTAGCCTCGCGCGGTTCGCAGGGAGGCGGGCACTGCGGACAGCGCCTGCGTCGCCAGGGCCAGGTCAGCCCGGGCTGCCGTGTTGTCCCCGTGGCCGGCCGCCGCGAGGGCCCGGCCCAGCGCGGCGTACAGCGGCGCGGCGTCCACGGACTGCGTCACGGCCGTCTGGGGCGTGCTGCCCGCCGTGCTGCGCGCGCCACTGACCACGGCCGGTGTCCGCACCACCACAGCGGGCGTCGGCGTGGTGCCAGGTGTGACGCGCTGCGTCCCGGTGCGCGCCGCGAGGGCCTGGGGTTCCGGTCTCAGGGTCTTGACCAGCACCGCCGTGCCCTGCCGCAGCACGGTCAGAGATGCGGCCAGATCCGTCGTCTTCCCGGACGTGAGCTGCCGCAGCGCATCGCCGAACTGGGAGACCTGCAGGCCGCTGCTCCCGGCCGTGTCCTGCAGCACCGTGAACCAGCTGGTGGCCCGCGCCAGACTGACGTAGGACGCCGTCGTCCGCTCGGCCCGCGTGTCATTCAGGGACATCATCACGCGCGAGGCTGCCGCCCGCTGGAGTCGCCACGCGACCCGTTCCGGGTGACCCGCCTTGTTCTCCTGCATGACCGCCTTCGTGCCCTCCGGACTCAGCCCGAATTCTCGCGTGAGCAGCTGCAACTGCGCCGTGCCGTTTGCGGGGCCGGTGACCAGCTGCGCGAGCGTCTGGTCGTACAGGGCCTTGCGCATCAGGCCGCGCGCCAGCATGACCTGGGCCTCCAGTTCCGCCGGAGTTCGGCCCAGCGCCGCCCGCGAGCTCGACATGGCGTCGTCCAGCCCCGCCGCCAGCTGCCGATTGCGCAGCGTGGGCTTGAGTTGTGTGAGCGCCGTGCCCGCCGCGTCCAGCCGGGTCAGGGACGCCTGGGCCGACTGGGTGCGCACCCGTACCGCCTCATCCAGATTGCTGGCCAGTTGCTTGTATGCGCCCAGATCCTGTGCCCCGGCGGTGCCCACCAGCAGCGCGGCAACCAGCACGGGCACCCGAGTCCAACCCTGACGATTCCAGTTCATGCTGCCGCCTTCAACTGCTGGAGTTCCACGAGTAACCGTCCCACATTCGATTGAGAATTCACGATGACCGCCACGCAGTACGCGCCCAACGGACGCACGCACACCGTCCGGCCCCCCAGTTCTGCCGACAGGAGCCGCAGCGTTCGCTGCTGGAACAGCAAAGCACTCGCCGCCACCACCGCGCCCAGCCCCGGCGCCTCGCGGATGGCCCGGACGCGCAGCACCTCACCGTTCGCGCGGCACACCATCACGCCCTGCACGCCGCTGAGCCGCCCCAGCGCCTGAAGCAGGTCTTCCTGCCCCAGCGGTGAGTCCAGATCGTACGACTGTCCCGTCGAGGTCAGCGCGGAGTCCGGATCGTCGAACTCGAAATCGTCCACATCCAGGTCAAGCTGATCCCAACTGGTCGCCGTCGCGTCCGAATGCTCCTCCCACGATGCCGACGGCCCCGGCTGCGTGAACAGCGTCGGGGCCTTCACGTCCGTCGCCTCCAGCTGTCGGGACAACCCCAGCAGCTCCTGCCGCGCCCGGCCCTGCGGCAGAACCGTCGACAGCCGGGCCAGTAGCGGCCCGGACAGCACCCGCTGCATATCCGATCCCGTCACCGTATCGGGCGACAACCGCAGATCCCGCAGCGCCGTGCGCAGCATGCTCTCGGCCGCCCGATCCGAGACGAGTTTCCCGAGGGCGCGCACAATCATGGTGTAAACGGCGTTGGTCATGGCTAACCTCTGGCGAGTATAGAAAGCCCATGCTTACACTTTCCTCTCATCCTCACCGGGCCTGGGCTGAATGCTGCAGCTTATCCAACCCCGTCGCCCACCCCGCCACCGCCCTTTACCGTTCGCGCTCGCACGGCCCCTGATATACTCCCGGCTGCCCGCGCCTTCCGGAGCGGAATCCACCTGCACTCGTAGCTCAGCTGGATAGAGCGGCCCCCTCCTAAGGGGCAGGTCTCGCGTTCGAATCGCGACGGGTGCACCATGGTCAGCACGAGAAAACCCCCACTGGACTGGTGGGGGTTTGTGCGGTCTGGCGTAGTAATGGCGTAATGGCTTCAATTCAGCAGTGGCAGGCGTGAGGAACACCGCCGAAACCAAGCCGCTTAGAGTCCAGCCCGCTGGGCGAGCTACGACGCCCTGACGATCCTGTAACCGCTGCCTGACTTCACTGGCAGCGGCTCCGGCAGAACCGCCCCCACCTTTCGGGCGGCGTATTCCACGGTGGCGGCCTCCTGAAGATCCGGCAGGTCGTGGGGGTCGAGTTCGACGTCGATGCCACGGAACGCGACGGGATCCGGGTGGGCCTCGCGCACCGGCACGACCACGATCCCGCGCGAGTCGTCGAAGACCGCGCCGATGATCCGGTAGTCGGGGAACTGGTCTTGCAGCGTGGCTTTCAGGGAAGCGAAATTCATCCGGCAACCATAGGCAGGTTCAGATGAGTTCACTGTGACCATAAAGTGTTACCGGCCGCGTGCTCCACTCCACGCCGAGCGGCCGAGCCCGCCGGAACAGGGTGCCCGACATGGGAGGGTGATTACGCTGGTTCCGGAAGGCGAACCGGCGTGGTGGGAACCGGGAGCCGGGCGGCCGTCAGTTCGCGGAGCACCAGCACGCGGCGCAGGAAGGTCGCGGCGTCCACCGTCTTGCGGATGGGCGCTGGCCCCAGCACGCGCAGGCCCAGCGGGGTGCGGCGCAGGCGGCCCAGCGTCTGGCGCAGGTTGCCACGCCACTGGGTACCGCGTGGCGTGGGGGCCAGGTTCAGCAGCAGGGTCTGGATGACGTCCGGGGAGATCAGGTCGTCCAGCGGACTGGGCGTGGCCTGCACACTGTCCCAGATGTCGTCACGCTGCGCGATGAGTTCCAGCTTCCAATCTGCGACGTAGCCCAGGGAACGGGCCAGGGGCACCTGCATCAGCTGCGGGTCGAGGCGGCGCAGGGCGCGCCTGAACAGGGCCTTGCGGGCCAGGAGGGGCAGGGGCAGACCGAGCGTGAAGTCCAGCAGGGCGCCGTCCAGGTAGGGCGTGTGCACCTGTGCGGTGTGCCCGGCGAAGCGGTCACGCCAGGGCAGCAGGGAGTGCGCGACGTTCACGTCGAGCATCAGGGCCATTTCCAGCTCGTACCCGTCGAACGTCTGACCGGGAGCGGCGCCCGAGTGGGCGAGGACGCCGTCCAGGGTGGCGTGCCACTGGCTTTCCAGGGCACCGAAGGTGTCGCTGCTCAGCGACCCGCGCAGCCAGCCCAGCAGCTCGTAGGATGGCGGCACCTTCTGCCGCAGCAGCTGATCCGCCCGGCCGCCCAGGGGGTGGGAGTTGAAGTCGAAGGCATGGTCCCCCACGAACACGTCCGAGGGATTCAGGGCCGCGAACTCGGCCCAGGCGTCCGCCTCGTCGCACAGCGGGGCCGCGCCGCCGCTCCAGCTCACGTTCTGCTGCACGTTGTCCAGCACGCGGCCCCGGTAGGCGGTCAGGGCCGTGTGCTGCGCGCCGTACTGGGCGGCGAGCCGCTGCGCGATGGGCGCATCGCTGCCGGGGGTCAGGGTGCTCAGCGTGTACGACACAGTGCGGACAGCTCGACCTGGAGCGCTCATGAGACTGAGGAGCGCGCGGGAATCGTAGCCACCACTCAGCGACAGGTAGGGACGGTCGCCACTGGCGGCCAGGCGGCGGGTCACGGCGGCGCGCAGCAGGTGCACGAATTCCGCCTCCAGATCGGCCTCGCTGCGGCCCGCGTCCGGAGTGAAGGTGAGCGGCCAGTAATCGTGGGCACGGAAGGTGTCCACGGCCAGTTCGTGTACGCAGGCACGGCGCAGGCTGGTGACGCCCTCGTGCAGGGTCAGGCCGCCGATCAGGTTGCCCTTGATCAGCATGCTGCTCACGCCCGCCAGGCTGAGGGGCCGCTTTCGCAGTGGTGCCCAGTCGGCTCGGGTCGAGAGTGCGGCGTGAAGGCCGTCGTGGGCAGCGTACAGGGCCCGTGATCCCACCCGGTCCGTGATGGCCAGGATACGTCCCGCCCGGCCATCCAGCAGCAGGGCCGCGTAGTTGCCTTCCAGATGACGCGGGAAGTCCGGCCCATGGCGTTCGTAGGCGTCCAGCAGGGCGTCCGGCCCGGCACCGTACACGCAGCCCTTGATGACGGCCCGCAGTTCCGAGCCGGGCCGCGTGACGACCGTGGCGTCCCCGGCCTCCAGGGAGACCAGCCACGCGCCGCAGCGCACGCCGCCCTGGGCGGCCGCATGTGGCGCGTCGACGCGGGTGAAGGTGGCGGTGAAGTCCTGTGCCATGGTCAGCGGCTCCTAAGCGTCACGAGGGGTTCCGGCCGGAATGATCCGGTAGTCGATGGGCTTGAAGGTGCCGCCATTGCTGCCCTCGGCGGAACACGCGGTCAGGCCGACGATCAGGTTCATCTCGGCGCGCAGTTCCAGCCGCTGCCCGGCCGTGGAGATTGGGGGCGCGATGTTCACCCGGCCGCGCTCGTCCACGAGGACATTCATGAAGATGTTCAGCGTGGTGGGAATCCGGTCCGGCTGGATGCCGTAGGGTGCCAGAGCCTGCACCAGATTGGAAAAGCAGCTGGGATGGCCGTCGGCCGTGCCGGGCGGGTACAGGATCTCGAAGGTCTCGGTAGAGCAGGGCGTGAGCAGGAAATCGTGGCGACCCACGTCGTCGCGCTCCAGCGTGAACATCGGCCGGCTGCGGTTGGAATACAGGACGTGCCCGGTACTCAGGTAGATGGTCTCGTTGTAATCGAAGGTGCGGCCGGACGACAGCCACTCGTCCGGCTGGTCGGCGGCGAAGGCCATCAGGTCCGAGACCTGCTCTCCATACGCGTCGATCACGACCAGCACGTCTCCCCGGCTGAGGGTGAACCCGGCGCCACTCTGCGGCGGGATGCGGTGGGTTGGGATGTCCAGGGTCATCGGCTGCCCTCCTTGTCTCCGTGTCCGAACGGGCAGCGGGCGGGGGGCAGTTCCGGAAAGGGAGCCACCCAGTCCGGCTCGACGGGCCGTCCGGAGTACTGCCGCGCTTCGGACGCCTCGCCATAATTCGCCAGGTTGGGATTCAGGCTGCCCTGCAACAGCAGTTCGCGGCGCCGGATGGCGTGTTGCAGGGGCATGAACCGTCCGGTTTCACGCAGGTGCCGGAATTGCCGGTGGGCGTTGAAGACCAGGGCGGGATACGCGAAGCTGCGGGCCACGCGGCTGCTGTGCGGGTGCAGGCCGATGACGAAGAAACCGCGTCCGTTGAAGGAAAACCCGAAGTTCGGATCGGTGGGGTCTGCCTTGACCTCGGCGCTGTATGGGTGGGGATCGAGCGCGTGCAGGGCGCGCAGCTGCGCCCACAGCTGGGTCTCGAAGCTCAGCTCGTCGGGCGGGGGAGAACCCC
This genomic window from Deinococcus sp. KSM4-11 contains:
- the pta gene encoding phosphate acetyltransferase; the encoded protein is MQTLLIAPTRNGVGLSSTALGLGRALERQGLKVAFLKPIAQTYETVADDSVHFARTVAHLQPPEPISLTRAEELLSHGGQEDLMEEVIALSQRAAGDGVDVLVVEGLALTERNSYAAPLNAALARNLGADSVLVSSLAGVSPAELVDELEIAANLHRRSDGSGLAGYVLNFAPPGLDYGALLAELRTRSPLVARGELPLLGVVALSPELQSPRTLDVARALGADLLNEGEAAVRRVASTVVTARSVPKMAHLLGPGALVVTPGDREDVVMAAALSHLSGVPLAGLMFTSGSVPEDSIELLCAAALGSPGVPSSLPVMRVNTNSYNTASALSRLSPRVPHDDPERMNRMLDFIADRLDTLPLTPRLRARPDAERRLPPSAFRHELILKARAAAKRIVLPEGDEPRTVQAAIRCTEKGIACCVLLARPERVAQVAQGQGLSVPDGLEIIDPDTVRERYVAPMVDLRKAKGLTAPQALAQLEDSVVLGTMMLALGEVDGLVSGAVHTTANTVRPALQLIKTAPGASLVSSVFFMLMPEQVLVYGDAAINPNPNAEELADIAIQSADSARAFGITPRVAMLSYSTGESGSGEDVEKVKAATGLVKQRRPDITVDGPLQYDAAAVLSVGRSKAPDSPVAGRATVFIFPDLNTGNTTYKAVQRAAGVVAVGPMLQGLRKPVNDLSRGALVDDIVYTIALTAIQATPPVSGTGQPA
- a CDS encoding acetate kinase, giving the protein MWTLVLNCGSSSVKVALLNPDSGAVALTALAERLGQGGAALRLDVGGEPRAVALAGGSYPEAFAALLRELDALGLRSDVSAVGHRVVHGGETFSAPALITDVVLDAIRACSALAPLHNPANIAGIEAARTAFPDAAQVAVFDTAFHQTMPEVAYRYAVPDAWYRQHGVRRYGFHGTSHAYVAQEAARMLDRPLAELNLVTAHLGNGCSVCAVQGGRSVDTSMGLTPLEGLVMGTRSGDVDPGLHDFIARQAGLNLDQVTAALNRESGLLGVSQLSNDLRELEAAAGRGHAGARLALDVFVYRLAKAVAGMAVALGHVDGLVFTGGIGENAVAVRAATLARLGILGAGVDDSANARAVRGVSGTISAPGRLTTLVVNTNEELMIARETARTLGA
- the tsaE gene encoding tRNA (adenosine(37)-N6)-threonylcarbamoyltransferase complex ATPase subunit type 1 TsaE codes for the protein MDGFPLAVNEVRVLAGEDAQRALGAALATALPPGALLFLDGELGAGKTTLTQGLVAALGFTDTVTSPTYALMHVYPTPAGNVLHVDAYRVRDAAELYEMDLDALVEGSRLSVIEWGETLYADWPDAPILHLEHVDGEGGERRITRRR
- a CDS encoding roadblock/LC7 domain-containing protein, producing the protein MTNAVYTMIVRALGKLVSDRAAESMLRTALRDLRLSPDTVTGSDMQRVLSGPLLARLSTVLPQGRARQELLGLSRQLEATDVKAPTLFTQPGPSASWEEHSDATATSWDQLDLDVDDFEFDDPDSALTSTGQSYDLDSPLGQEDLLQALGRLSGVQGVMVCRANGEVLRVRAIREAPGLGAVVAASALLFQQRTLRLLSAELGGRTVCVRPLGAYCVAVIVNSQSNVGRLLVELQQLKAAA
- a CDS encoding asparagine synthase-related protein codes for the protein MAQDFTATFTRVDAPHAAAQGGVRCGAWLVSLEAGDATVVTRPGSELRAVIKGCVYGAGPDALLDAYERHGPDFPRHLEGNYAALLLDGRAGRILAITDRVGSRALYAAHDGLHAALSTRADWAPLRKRPLSLAGVSSMLIKGNLIGGLTLHEGVTSLRRACVHELAVDTFRAHDYWPLTFTPDAGRSEADLEAEFVHLLRAAVTRRLAASGDRPYLSLSGGYDSRALLSLMSAPGRAVRTVSYTLSTLTPGSDAPIAQRLAAQYGAQHTALTAYRGRVLDNVQQNVSWSGGAAPLCDEADAWAEFAALNPSDVFVGDHAFDFNSHPLGGRADQLLRQKVPPSYELLGWLRGSLSSDTFGALESQWHATLDGVLAHSGAAPGQTFDGYELEMALMLDVNVAHSLLPWRDRFAGHTAQVHTPYLDGALLDFTLGLPLPLLARKALFRRALRRLDPQLMQVPLARSLGYVADWKLELIAQRDDIWDSVQATPSPLDDLISPDVIQTLLLNLAPTPRGTQWRGNLRQTLGRLRRTPLGLRVLGPAPIRKTVDAATFLRRVLVLRELTAARLPVPTTPVRLPEPA
- a CDS encoding DUF1989 domain-containing protein — encoded protein: MTLDIPTHRIPPQSGAGFTLSRGDVLVVIDAYGEQVSDLMAFAADQPDEWLSSGRTFDYNETIYLSTGHVLYSNRSRPMFTLERDDVGRHDFLLTPCSTETFEILYPPGTADGHPSCFSNLVQALAPYGIQPDRIPTTLNIFMNVLVDERGRVNIAPPISTAGQRLELRAEMNLIVGLTACSAEGSNGGTFKPIDYRIIPAGTPRDA
- the gntA gene encoding guanitoxin biosynthesis heme-dependent pre-guanitoxin N-hydroxylase GntA, which encodes MTESQAITSRQASSYHLVRGGTLQAGRHPVTPFARRVQATLHRKILAPDFSCLAARATVNTSAYALACYGALGSKPASLDLARDLAQFCADQDAMTSGFTSMIAVFRGSPPPDELSFETQLWAQLRALHALDPHPYSAEVKADPTDPNFGFSFNGRGFFVIGLHPHSSRVARSFAYPALVFNAHRQFRHLRETGRFMPLQHAIRRRELLLQGSLNPNLANYGEASEARQYSGRPVEPDWVAPFPELPPARCPFGHGDKEGSR